Below is a genomic region from Saccharomyces eubayanus strain FM1318 chromosome XV, whole genome shotgun sequence.
ATGTATGGGGCGCAGCGAATTGGAATGACTTTTCTTACTTATATAATCCAATCGGGGATAAATCTGTACACGAGCCGCCCAAAGTGTCAAGTGCCTCTAGATTTTCTGTCACTTATCCTGAATATTACCCATATAATATGAAAATCGATGATATACAATTCAggtccatttttttttcagtgaATTATGATTTTTTAGAAGTCCCCAAAGAATTAGTTCTTTTAAGATATTCATCTGTTTGGTAtccaaataataaacaaaaattttcgtcTATGGCGTTCGTCACTCTCAATAATATCTATGTCTACTTGAACATTTCAGGTTTCTCGTACTTGAGAAAGATCGACCTATTAGATATCGACTCAATTGAATATGACAGGGGCCCAAAACACGCTTCTTCAAGGATGCTGCACATGCAAAAGAGTGATGGGGTGAAATTCAATATGTCCATCTTCTTTACTGATCGAAGAGCAGTCGCTTCCAAGTTACAATTCTTGGTAGAAAATAAAGCAATGCACGGTCCAAAGGGTGAAAAGGAGGTTTTGGAAGTATTTCAAAGATTAGATGAAGAGATTAAAAACGAAAGGAATgttatcaaaaataatctaTCCGAAGTAGAACTTTACTCGAAAGAACACTTATTGAAGAACACCTATGATttacattttgaaaacactGAAGAAACACCAGTTGAATTAATGAGCCGGAAAGTGCGTTTGGAAGGGGAAGCCCAATTCTATTTTCAAGATAATTACAGAGTAGGAAGCAAGACCTTATTTCACGTGCTGTTTGGGGATAAGTCCCAAGTTTTTCCCAgttcattatttctttgtaaaaagGGCAGCAACATGAACAATTCTACTTATTGGGAGTGCATCAAGCATACAGAACAGGACGATAATTGCCAATTTGAGCTTGTTCGTAAGTTACAGTTTCAACTAAACAGGACTTCTAATTACATCAAAGAACAGTTCTGCTTGAAGAATGATAATGACAATTATAAAATATCTCTTGCACAGCGCATAGTGAagataaaacaaaattacTACTACGAAGTAAATGAAGGTCCATTTATTGTGAAATTTCCGCTATGCCATCCTTTAGTTGTCAGTGTGAAGTTTATCATTGCAGAATGTATCACTTCTCAAGGCGAATCACTAAAAAAGTGTGATCTAGCAATATTGtacaatttcaaattcattgaaTCTGTTGACCAGATGGATACGAAGGTTAAAAAATTGTGGCTTTTAGAAAATATCCATCTTGGTTGGGTATTAAgattttgtaaaattgaACATTTTGCAATCAATAAGAAAGTTAGAGAGTacctaaaaaaatttaacgATAGGGAAAGGATGAGTGATGTCATCAAACTGTGCGGGTTCCTAGGTGTTTTACCTACAAAAAGTTCACagagcaagaaaaaaacagattATAACATGCAACCCGTACAGATCAATTACGATTTTCtgttgcttttgaaaattattaCCAAACTAGCAGTTTTTTATCTAAGCGGTTTTATTATTAGGACGACAAGGATCCTGATAGCGATAATAATGTTAATTTGTAGATGTTTTGCGAAGTTCAACAAATCCTTGTACTATGGTCTTTTAATGTCCGCACTAATTAATCTGGTCTTCGTTGGTAAGTCCATTCATTCTTATTTCTCAGTGAAAAGAGCAGAAactctttttcaaaattatgCCAATGGTGGACAAGCAGAGCTTCAAATCATGCATCGGTCTTTAACAGTTCCTGATTTAAACGTTCTTACGGAAAAAATGattgatgatgatgatcaAGCGGGTGTAGTGTTCAGACGGTTCGGGGAAGAGGAGAACTCATACCAGTACAAGGAAACTAGACAAGAAATTGCAATTAAACGAAATCAAGTGCTAGTGGATTTAAGAATTCTGCAGAGTACGGAGAACGAATTGGTGCAAGGAAGCTACCGAAAGTTTTTAATAACAGAAAGAGACAAGTGTCTTACCACAAAAACTGAAATGCCTGAACTATGGATGAACGACCCGAAACTACAGGGTTATTGTAACGAATGCTTTGCAGAATATGAACGATTATCTACCATCCCGGTTTAAATCCGTGTTATCCTTGTCCGTTATCAGTAAGACGAAGAAAGCCAATCTTAAGTGGCATACGAACCCTTTACATATACTTTATATTTCAAGGAAACAAACCCAAAATCATATTCtattataaatataatatcATTTTGACGTTAGCCCTAAGTACATTGatcgatttttttgtttctccgggtgtctttttttttttttttcctgaaAATTTGTGAAGTATATAAGAAGCCATAAAGAATCCACAATTTCACTTAATCTTTCTCAATGTTTGTtataaaatagaaaaaggGTAACAAGCAATGGTATTGCACTCGAAGCATCAACAAATACAAATTTCGCACGGCAAGTAAACAAAGGAAGTTGGTAACAGTAGGTGTACTGTTCTGGTTTCCTTGTATGCTTGCAATGCGCAATTTTTTCCCGCCTGCCTAAGATATGACCCTGTTTAATTGTTatatgatgaaaattttctcagCTCACTCAGATCTTATGAAATGATTGATAAAATTTCCTAATAACATTCATCAAATGTATCTGACCAAAACAATTAACATGAGGCCATACAACGCAGTTTGCGCTCTTGATCTTAAATATTACATATTACATAAATTTCAGACATGATACATGTATCCAGTTTTCATCTTGATCCAATTCTTCGCGAAATTTCACAATGACGTTGTTTTGGAAGTAGGTGTTTTGCCAGTACGACATTTCATAATTCGTGAATTGTCCGAGAGTTTGACCAGGTTTATTCAACCATCTAAAACTCCATAGTTTTGTCTTCTGGTTATTTATCGCAGAGGCATCATCGAACAACTCCTCTTCAATGGCATCCTGAATTTTCTTACGATTATATTCGTAAATTCCGTTGAatcctttattttccagTATGTTGGCCAAGTCGGACAACAGTTCGATCCCGTGGATGATGTATTTTACTGAATCACTCTTTTTGGAGATGGCTATTTTTCGCAGTTTGTTTAACCTTGCCAGGGCTTCTAGCgctgtttctttatcatcagtaagaaaaaacttgaaaataacTAATGCCTCATGTACCATATAGTGTCTTGAATTCTGAACCCTTgtattttgtttccttTCAAGTCTGTTTGCTTGTTCTGCATCTATGACGTCGTTCATCCATTCTTCGTTGTCTTGCGGTTCATCATCTGCATTGTCCTCTGCTTTTATGTAATTGCCATCTTTGTCAAATACACCGTGTTGCACTTCATCATCGATATTGAATGGCTCTATATccacaattttttcttcttcttgcacTTTGCCGTTATCAACCGTAACGTCCAGGTCAACCAGATTTTCCTTTCTAAACTCTGCAATATCCAAAAGTTGGATCTTTGACTTTTCATGCTTCTTATGGCCTTGGGCACCAACATCGTCAACATCTGACAGAAACATATCTTCACTTTCTTTCTCATTCTTCACATTGGCCTTCATATTCAACTCTTTCTCACCATTTTCGTCATCCGAAGAGTCCTCGACACTAGAATCTGAATCATACTCCGCCATTTTTACCTCACTACCTCTAtgtcttttggttttattATAAAGCTCATCGTCGAGTTCTTCATCACTCACAACTTGATTGGTCTTCCTTTttagtttcaaaaagttcGAGCTTTGCATATATTCCATGGTTATTGGTACAGAGCACACCTTGGGTGGTGAGACTAATCCTTTTACCTGTCTATTTCTCTCTCATTATCTTGAATCAAGTATAGGCATTCCTGTTTGTTCGGGAAAGCTGGGTGcgcttcttttctttcaatgtCTTGCTATCGACtttcttgtaaaatttcTAAGACTTGACTAACATTGAACtcaggaaagaaaaatagcaCAGTCTTGAGGTAGTTTATAATACATGGTGACCTGATACTAATccaataaagaagaaaaattttggtcTTATGTAGTCAATCGAGGTTGACCAACGATATACAAAAATAGTCCTCCAGCCGTGTAATGCAGGCCAGGTTCTTACGAAGATCTAATAAACATTTATCCGTatatagtttttttgttaaatTTGTGCTGTTCAGTCGTATCTTCTTTCAACTTCACCGCACTATATTCGGCGGCTAATTTTTGATATACTAAACATAGCCTACCAATGGCATAACAATGCAAATAAACTaaattaaaagatatataGGTGTCGATCAGAGAGACATGTCTACGaacaaggaagaagaacatCAGATTGTTTGCACACAGGACTTTCTTCGACAATATTACGTATCTGAAAGTGTAAGTATTCAGTTTGGATTAAACAACAAGACTATTCGAACGataaatgaagaagaatttaaTAATGCAGCAATGTGCATCATGACACGTACGAACTATCCTGAATCAACTTTAAAACGGTCAGCTTCAACTTACCTTTTGAACAGTTATCACAAGAAGCCAGCGACTCTATCTCTTCCTTTTGTCTTTGGCGACACTATAAACCTCTCAGAAGCCATGGAGGATAACAACGAAAATAATCTACTGTACAGCGACACATTATACGGCGACGACTCATTGACACAAAGAGGTGACCAGGTGGTGTATAAAATAGATacacaagaagaagattttagCTTTACATTGTTACAAAGTGAGGCCAATGAAACGAGGCCCCTGTCTTCGTCTAGCACCCCACAAATACTGCAGTCCGATTATTCTGTCGTAATGCAAGAGGGACAGACATCAAATGGAAGCATATTTCAGTTTAGCAGTCCCTGATTTGACTCCGGACTTTATTGAGAAAGAAGCCGTGTTATATTCCTTCCCACActtatgtatatatactcATTAcgcttttcttcaaaagtacAAGttaatataataataattattattattattattactattattattattattatttttattattattgttattattattattattattattatcaatgTTTACTGTTATTAatattactactattaaCGTTTgttgtattattattattattactactattaatgtttattgttattattacaCAGGAGAATAAAATCCATTGGTTatattgtttcttttccttaaaGCAAATTACTGCCATCGTTCTCGTTAACGTCATTAGTACCGTTTTCTAAATTGAGTaacctcttcttcagctCAAGTACTTCACTCTTCAAGTTATCTCTTTCTTGATTTGTGATGAAAAGCTCGGCCTTCAAATCATTTATCTTGATGTTAAATTGATTCTCCCtgatattgttattgttactGGCATCGTTAGAACCCTCGTTGGTACTTTCGAAACCATCCTCAGAATTTCGATTACCATGGCCGTGCTTGAATTTCAACTCATCCAATTCGTCAAttaatttcttgttcaagcTTTTATACTTTTCTAATTCTCTTTGTGAGACTACTAAAGCCTTACTTGCATTATTAACCGAGCTAATGCTTTCTCTATAATCGTTTTGtatctttttgatttcattttccttcacCAATACATCTTGGCTCAGTGAGCTGTGCTCCATCTTTAAAGCATGATATTCAGAGGATAGCTTTTCTTTCGATACGGTCAGCTCTTGACTTTTTTCTAACAGATCATCCAACCTGTTTGTTAGTTTGCTAATTACTAcacgatgatgacgatttTGATCACTGTAGGGTTCGCCCTCATTCTTTATAGATTTTTCACCGTTTTCCTCTTGGTTAGACGATACGGATaacaatgaagaagatgatgaaaggAATGAAGAGTTAACTTTGTTCTCTTTCCAATGATTAATTAATAAAGCTAGTTGCGAAGAATAACTTGTAACCTGTTTAAtaatatcttcattatGTTGCTTACTCTCATTTTTCAGACGTTCATTTTCTCTCCTCAAATTTTCGTATTCTATCTGTAATTTTTCTAGCTTCTCCTTGTGATTCGGTTCTAGTTCCAGCAATTtgattctttcattttgaaattgaagaatttcatTTAGATTTTCCATGTCTAAAAATTTGCTATTTATCAAAGCTTCCAACTCATTAACTTTGTCTTCCAAAGAATGGTTATCTGCCTCCAATAGTTCACACTTCGATTGTAGTCTAACGGAATCCAGCTCATCTATTTCTTTAGACACCCCAGTGCTATTTTGAGATTTTAGTCGCCATAGCTCCGTTTCCAATTCCTTTATGTGAGTCCCGGCTTCCAGTGCCTTTTCATGTGTTATATTGTTCAAAGTTTGTAATTCAGATCTTAATCTTTCAAATAGCGCTCTATCGACAACTTCAGGCGCATTTTCTTTACTCTCAGGAATTTTTGTTGCCTCTATAgaatttttcgatttttcaattttaacATTAGAGGAAGCCTCAGTAATTAGGGCCACTACGTCTCTTTTTCTACTTGTCTCGATGTCATGATGGTCAGTCTCGATATCACGGTTAGCAGCTTCGCTATCGTATTCGACATTATcgcttttctttatcatgATATCCACGGGTTCAGATAATTTATCGATCTTAGTATCATTTTTCGATAATTCCAAAGATTCATTGTAATGATTTATTTTAAACTGATCTTTTGATGGCGAACTAGCCATTTGGGCTACACcaatttcatcatcgtcatccGCAACAACATTAGCTGCGTCTTCTGTCTTTCCCGTCACTAACGCCCGCAGATTGTTTCCATTTATCTGTTGCTCGGAAGGTAGCGTAGAATCTATTAGACTAGCATTATCAGCATGAATTTCTGTCTCTTCTGTATAACTATTCTGAAGCGTTTTAGTATTGCTGCTTAACAGTGTCTCTACTACTGGGGAAGAGCTGGTTTTAATTTGTGTTGAAGGAGTGAGGTTATTTCGATAGTTTGAAGATATAGTTCGCTGATGTCCATTTGTCGGTTCAATGGGCTCAGATATGTCAGGCGTTTTCTCGATAATCGGTGTCTCAAAGGGTTTACTCGAGGTTGTTTTCATGACGGGTGTTTGCGAGTTCTCTGGAGGAACGTACGGAGTCAAAATGTTTGCTTCCCCAATTGGATGATATTCAGAGTTTACCTGAGGCCTTTGACTCTGAGACTCCGCAGAAATACCTCGATTGTGTATTCCTCTATTAACGTCATCGGTATCTAAAGGAGTTCTCATTGCAGGCGATGGAGCGGAGGATGACTGTGCAGCTGAACTTACCATATTTAAATTTCTATTTTGATGAGATGTTGGGGTCACCGGCGTTGTCAATTCGAGACTATTATTTCTGTTGACGGTGGTCTCGTTTAAAACATCCATTACGCCCGGGCAAAGGTCTTTTATGCGTGTCAGGTCTAGGGTGTAAATAATCGTGCCTCTTTGCATATCAAAATCGGAAGTATGTAAATCGGATTCTTCGGCCCTAGCATAGTCAAATTTATCGCCTCCCATAATCAACACCTTatcgtttttcaaaagcgtCAATGAATGACCGGAGCGACCTTGCGGAATTCCAGCAGCATATGTAGGTAATTTAAACCATTTATgggttttcaaatttaaaaaataaacgGAGTTTAAATAGGCATCATGCTCATCTTTCCCACCCACCACACACATCAGGTCATTGTAAACTACAGTAGCATGTTCTTGGACAGGAGGAGGCTTTTCACCGCTCGTCTCAATCGTAGACCAGTCATTCTTTGCTGGGTCGTACATAAATACATCGTTTATTAAACCTTCCAATGTGTCACCACCAAATACCCATAGTTTCGAATCATATGATATCATCGTGAAATTCGTCATAGGCGGTGGAGTAAAGGTCTTGGGTTTCAAGAAATCCCAATGTGAATCGGGCCTTctaaaagaagacaaatcATAAACTGCGAGGTCATTGAAATAAGTATCGTCAAACTGGCCACCAAATACGTATAGTTTTGTCTTCATTTGGGTTGTTGCAATAATAGAAATCTTATGACCATACCTTCCCAAAGGACGTGGTCCGACCGGGGCTGGGACTGTCCATTTATAGGAATTGACATTTAAAAGGTATATATCGTCATCCATTAGACCTTCCCTGTTGACTTTATGCGTGTCACCACCAAACACAACAAAAGCATTACCACACAAGACGGCGGCATGACCTACTCTTGGTGGCGGTGTGGTCTCACTTATGTCTATCGTAGTAGTTGAAAACTTGGTGGCATCGTCAAAGGCCGATAGTATCCATGTATCGCCATACACAGATTGATCGTGAAGTCCCCCGATAACATATATTTGGTTTTTGTCTGTAGCGTATGCAGAAGCAACATGCCTGTAACGTGGAAATGGAGAGTTCTGAAGTTTGATCCTGTTCCACACGGTATATTCTTTCTGCATTGAAGCTTGCTTATAAAGAGTGGTAGATGGTCCTGATACGTTACGTTGTTGCGGTGGAGCTGCAGTCGGTTGGATCCTTGATTCTCCTTGCTGCTTTCTGGCAAACATAGGGGGCGAACTTGTCTTATTGGCGTTAGGATGATTTCCTTGTGAGAATTGACGTCCTTTTTGAGGCGTTTCCTGCTTAGTGAAAAACTTCTCACTCGGAGGAGTTGACAGCGAAGCTTCTCTAGATTGGTCAGAGTTGGATGCATCAGAAGGTGTCTTCCCATGCTTTTTATGAGCAAACTTCTTGGCGAAGCTGAATCCGGCCATGTTTGAATGATTTATTAAGTGCAAATTGTAGCAAAAGGGCTCTCcttttttctaaaaaattattgaagatttgTCAATAAGTGTAAATATCACCAAGTAAACAAAACAGGTACTTTGTAGAGCGAGCCTAGTGCTTTCCTATGCCTCTATTGTTTCATATAGAAAGGAATGCTTGTTTTTAGTTTATTATCAACAACCGCGTCGCCAAGAGCCCAGAAGACGTGCCGCGTGATTCAAAAGGTGATGAAGGGTTCAAGTTGCAAAGT
It encodes:
- the KEL1 gene encoding Kel1p, with the protein product MAGFSFAKKFAHKKHGKTPSDASNSDQSREASLSTPPSEKFFTKQETPQKGRQFSQGNHPNANKTSSPPMFARKQQGESRIQPTAAPPQQRNVSGPSTTLYKQASMQKEYTVWNRIKLQNSPFPRYRHVASAYATDKNQIYVIGGLHDQSVYGDTWILSAFDDATKFSTTTIDISETTPPPRVGHAAVLCGNAFVVFGGDTHKVNREGLMDDDIYLLNVNSYKWTVPAPVGPRPLGRYGHKISIIATTQMKTKLYVFGGQFDDTYFNDLAVYDLSSFRRPDSHWDFLKPKTFTPPPMTNFTMISYDSKLWVFGGDTLEGLINDVFMYDPAKNDWSTIETSGEKPPPVQEHATVVYNDLMCVVGGKDEHDAYLNSVYFLNLKTHKWFKLPTYAAGIPQGRSGHSLTLLKNDKVLIMGGDKFDYARAEESDLHTSDFDMQRGTIIYTLDLTRIKDLCPGVMDVLNETTVNRNNSLELTTPVTPTSHQNRNLNMVSSAAQSSSAPSPAMRTPLDTDDVNRGIHNRGISAESQSQRPQVNSEYHPIGEANILTPYVPPENSQTPVMKTTSSKPFETPIIEKTPDISEPIEPTNGHQRTISSNYRNNLTPSTQIKTSSSPVVETLLSSNTKTLQNSYTEETEIHADNASLIDSTLPSEQQINGNNLRALVTGKTEDAANVVADDDDEIGVAQMASSPSKDQFKINHYNESLELSKNDTKIDKLSEPVDIMIKKSDNVEYDSEAANRDIETDHHDIETSRKRDVVALITEASSNVKIEKSKNSIEATKIPESKENAPEVVDRALFERLRSELQTLNNITHEKALEAGTHIKELETELWRLKSQNSTGVSKEIDELDSVRLQSKCELLEADNHSLEDKVNELEALINSKFLDMENLNEILQFQNERIKLLELEPNHKEKLEKLQIEYENLRRENERLKNESKQHNEDIIKQVTSYSSQLALLINHWKENKVNSSFLSSSSSLLSVSSNQEENGEKSIKNEGEPYSDQNRHHRVVISKLTNRLDDLLEKSQELTVSKEKLSSEYHALKMEHSSLSQDVLVKENEIKKIQNDYRESISSVNNASKALVVSQRELEKYKSLNKKLIDELDELKFKHGHGNRNSEDGFESTNEGSNDASNNNNIRENQFNIKINDLKAELFITNQERDNLKSEVLELKKRLLNLENGTNDVNENDGSNLL
- the LIN1 gene encoding U5 snRNP complex subunit LIN1; translation: MEYMQSSNFLKLKRKTNQVVSDEELDDELYNKTKRHRGSEVKMAEYDSDSSVEDSSDDENGEKELNMKANVKNEKESEDMFLSDVDDVGAQGHKKHEKSKIQLLDIAEFRKENLVDLDVTVDNGKVQEEEKIVDIEPFNIDDEVQHGVFDKDGNYIKAEDNADDEPQDNEEWMNDVIDAEQANRLERKQNTRVQNSRHYMVHEALVIFKFFLTDDKETALEALARLNKLRKIAISKKSDSVKYIIHGIELLSDLANILENKGFNGIYEYNRKKIQDAIEEELFDDASAINNQKTKLWSFRWLNKPGQTLGQFTNYEMSYWQNTYFQNNVIVKFREELDQDENWIHVSCLKFM
- the REC104 gene encoding Rec104p, giving the protein MSTNKEEEHQIVCTQDFLRQYYVSESVSIQFGLNNKTIRTINEEEFNNAAMCIMTRTNYPESTLKRSASTYLLNSYHKKPATLSLPFVFGDTINLSEAMEDNNENNLLYSDTLYGDDSLTQRGDQVVYKIDTQEEDFSFTLLQSEANETRPLSSSSTPQILQSDYSVVMQEGQTSNGSIFQFSSP
- the LAM1 gene encoding Lam1p gives rise to the protein MMHEPKAELRLITVAFNEASTDSPSFRASVNYFHTKMESLNGWLQNAVDYVENTYRPSFEDFQRIKETLFSQLLPSPILLSNGFVSNQAYTPLLVRDFAKDINDLSNTVLKIILGDENSQYTTALTALSSDAIDPYLSSRKNFEYYQRKHDSFMNDFLASSNDGDSLTPQNLQNETLKLFDIKHKYVEASLDLVEAISLMKVNLDKFLVETIDIIRKNNMITTKDTKDVTDITPELTETLKEWSDWIENNLQTFQALSSKSSEAKRAILKLTLARLKPSRLLQDYDLNVIQNLKFNSPKSASGKVIHEQKGISGWLYMRTTVGHNPKRVVWVRRWCFLHNSIFGVFSLSPNKTYVEETDKFGILWISVEYLPKESRNFCFKLKIQNPNNKTGEENTHIDIILQAESVGELKAWIGMFNFHKQYALSIKDTNNPRYQLAIKKIEPQFFEFASSTSTSTDKLLTSLSGSTLTLVEELKKNYLSENDIDSIIDNRAYHLKVISTPIFTQLTQLALFSTYLSVSSYYPGATQANVWGAANWNDFSYLYNPIGDKSVHEPPKVSSASRFSVTYPEYYPYNMKIDDIQFRSIFFSVNYDFLEVPKELVLLRYSSVWYPNNKQKFSSMAFVTLNNIYVYLNISGFSYLRKIDLLDIDSIEYDRGPKHASSRMLHMQKSDGVKFNMSIFFTDRRAVASKLQFLVENKAMHGPKGEKEVLEVFQRLDEEIKNERNVIKNNLSEVELYSKEHLLKNTYDLHFENTEETPVELMSRKVRLEGEAQFYFQDNYRVGSKTLFHVLFGDKSQVFPSSLFLCKKGSNMNNSTYWECIKHTEQDDNCQFELVRKLQFQLNRTSNYIKEQFCLKNDNDNYKISLAQRIVKIKQNYYYEVNEGPFIVKFPLCHPLVVSVKFIIAECITSQGESLKKCDLAILYNFKFIESVDQMDTKVKKLWLLENIHLGWVLRFCKIEHFAINKKVREYLKKFNDRERMSDVIKLCGFLGVLPTKSSQSKKKTDYNMQPVQINYDFLLLLKIITKLAVFYLSGFIIRTTRILIAIIMLICRCFAKFNKSLYYGLLMSALINLVFVGKSIHSYFSVKRAETLFQNYANGGQAELQIMHRSLTVPDLNVLTEKMIDDDDQAGVVFRRFGEEENSYQYKETRQEIAIKRNQVLVDLRILQSTENELVQGSYRKFLITERDKCLTTKTEMPELWMNDPKLQGYCNECFAEYERLSTIPV